A region from the Phycisphaerales bacterium genome encodes:
- the purF gene encoding amidophosphoribosyltransferase codes for MGVWSVTQARRLPLSVLPSTGGVRGGGPKEKCAVFGVWASVDAVRHTYLGLYALQHRGQESTGIAISNGERLAGATGMGLVPEVFDPETILKLEASAGKRGVRGAIGHNRYSTAGGSEACNAQPILLSYSRGQIAIAHNGNLINYRLLRQQFEEAGHIFQTTSDTEAIVHLLASPEQQRAPDPLAAALRRLQGAFSLVMLFADRIEAARDPWGWRPLVLGEMPDGSAVVASETVALDVLGARLVREVEPGEIVTLSDQGVTSRRFADAVPRSAMCVFEHVYFANPASVVFGQNVQATRERLGETLAKESPPPRGGADFVVPMPDSGRSAALGYARASGLAYREAIVPNRYVGRTFIKPTQHDRVAAVRLKLNIISELVRDKRLIIVDDSIVRGTTTRAKMDQLRAAGAKEIHLRISCPPIRHPCFFGVDFAERSQLIATGRTVEEIRAYLGVDSLAYLTLEGLLSCMDRPGEHYCTACYSGEYRLDPEHPVSDVLLSEQGQLEIFDDEPSKA; via the coding sequence ATGGGAGTGTGGTCGGTGACGCAGGCGAGACGACTGCCGCTGTCGGTGCTTCCCTCCACAGGCGGCGTGCGCGGCGGCGGACCCAAGGAGAAGTGCGCGGTCTTCGGCGTGTGGGCGAGTGTGGACGCGGTCCGGCACACGTATCTCGGGTTGTACGCGCTCCAGCATCGCGGGCAGGAATCGACGGGGATCGCGATCTCCAACGGCGAGCGGCTCGCGGGAGCGACGGGGATGGGGCTTGTCCCCGAGGTCTTCGACCCCGAGACGATCCTGAAACTCGAGGCGTCGGCGGGGAAGCGTGGCGTGCGTGGGGCGATCGGGCACAACCGGTACTCGACGGCGGGAGGCTCGGAGGCGTGCAACGCGCAGCCGATCCTCTTGAGTTACTCTCGTGGGCAGATCGCGATCGCGCACAACGGGAATCTGATCAACTATCGCCTCCTTCGGCAGCAGTTCGAGGAGGCCGGGCACATCTTCCAGACGACGAGCGACACGGAGGCGATCGTGCACCTGCTCGCGTCGCCCGAGCAGCAGCGGGCGCCCGACCCGCTCGCGGCGGCGCTGCGCCGGCTGCAGGGGGCGTTCAGCCTGGTGATGCTCTTTGCGGACCGGATCGAGGCGGCGCGGGACCCGTGGGGGTGGAGGCCGCTGGTTTTAGGAGAGATGCCCGACGGCTCGGCGGTGGTGGCGAGCGAGACAGTGGCGTTGGACGTGCTTGGGGCGCGGCTGGTGCGCGAGGTCGAGCCTGGGGAGATCGTGACGCTGAGTGATCAGGGCGTGACTTCGAGACGGTTCGCGGATGCGGTGCCGCGCTCGGCGATGTGTGTGTTCGAGCACGTGTACTTCGCGAATCCGGCGAGCGTGGTCTTTGGGCAGAACGTGCAGGCGACGCGGGAGCGCTTGGGGGAGACGCTGGCGAAAGAGTCGCCGCCGCCGAGGGGTGGGGCGGACTTTGTGGTGCCCATGCCCGACTCGGGCCGGAGCGCGGCGTTGGGGTATGCGCGGGCGAGCGGCTTGGCGTATCGCGAGGCGATCGTGCCGAATCGGTATGTCGGGCGGACGTTCATCAAGCCGACGCAGCACGACCGCGTGGCGGCGGTGCGGCTGAAACTGAACATCATCTCGGAACTCGTGCGGGACAAGCGGCTGATTATCGTCGACGACTCGATTGTGCGTGGGACGACGACACGGGCGAAGATGGACCAGTTGCGGGCCGCGGGGGCGAAGGAGATTCACCTGCGGATTTCCTGTCCGCCGATCCGGCATCCGTGCTTCTTTGGCGTGGATTTCGCGGAGCGCAGCCAACTCATCGCGACGGGGCGCACGGTGGAGGAGATCCGGGCGTACCTCGGCGTGGACTCGCTGGCGTATCTCACGCTCGAGGGGCTGCTCTCGTGCATGGATCGGCCCGGCGAGCACTACTGCACGGCGTGCTACAGCGGCGAGTATCGCCTGGACCCCGAGCACCCGGTGTCGGACGTGCTCCTGTCCGAGCAGGGGCAACTCGAGATCTTCGATGATGAGCCGAGCAAGGCGTAG
- a CDS encoding ABC transporter substrate-binding protein — translation MIDDPRPVLTLAHSPDPDDVFMWWPITGKIAPDGRPLAPPAIETGRFRYRSIPEDIQVLNRRARDVGDFDITAISFAAYPGVRERYAITACGASFGEGFGPKVVVRDDSRVREMGDLVGREGVVRLAIPGKQTTACMVLSMVLAEAGDNDTGETPVPRVGRARSVSLVEMAFEKVIPAVASGEVDAGVVIHEGQVIFEQAGLRRVVDLGEWWKRRLGLPLPLGANVIRRDLDARFGAGTCGEVERMLSASIEYALSHRREGLEHTVPYALRNATRSGERSGGVGEPPSLERIDAYVAMYVNRWTRGMGVEGAEAVRRLLRAGAEAGLVEACEVDVVGLDSRA, via the coding sequence GTGATCGACGACCCGCGACCAGTGCTGACGCTTGCGCACTCGCCCGACCCGGACGACGTGTTCATGTGGTGGCCGATCACCGGGAAGATCGCCCCGGACGGAAGACCTCTCGCGCCGCCGGCGATCGAGACGGGGCGGTTCCGGTATCGGTCGATCCCCGAGGACATCCAGGTGCTCAACCGGCGGGCGCGTGACGTGGGTGACTTTGACATCACGGCCATCTCGTTCGCGGCGTATCCGGGCGTGCGCGAGCGATACGCGATCACGGCATGCGGGGCGTCGTTTGGCGAGGGATTCGGGCCGAAGGTCGTGGTGAGAGATGATTCTCGCGTGCGTGAGATGGGCGATCTTGTTGGACGTGAGGGCGTGGTTCGCCTCGCGATCCCAGGGAAGCAGACCACGGCGTGCATGGTGCTCTCGATGGTGCTCGCGGAGGCGGGGGACAATGACACAGGCGAGACGCCTGTGCCACGGGTCGGGAGGGCGCGCTCTGTTTCACTCGTCGAGATGGCGTTCGAGAAGGTGATCCCCGCGGTGGCGTCGGGCGAGGTGGACGCGGGGGTGGTGATCCATGAGGGGCAGGTGATCTTCGAGCAGGCGGGGCTGCGGCGGGTGGTTGATCTTGGGGAGTGGTGGAAGCGGCGGCTTGGATTGCCATTGCCGCTTGGGGCGAACGTGATTCGTCGCGATCTCGATGCGCGGTTCGGCGCCGGGACGTGCGGTGAGGTTGAGCGGATGCTATCGGCGTCGATCGAGTATGCGTTGTCGCACCGGCGCGAGGGGTTGGAGCACACCGTGCCGTATGCGCTTCGGAACGCAACGCGGTCTGGGGAGCGGTCTGGGGGGGTGGGTGAGCCGCCGAGTCTGGAGCGGATCGATGCGTACGTGGCGATGTATGTGAATCGTTGGACGCGGGGGATGGGTGTGGAAGGGGCGGAGGCTGTGCGACGTCTGTTGCGCGCGGGGGCGGAGGCGGGGCTTGTCGAGGCGTGCGAGGTGGACGTGGTGGGGCTTGACTCGCGAGCGTGA
- a CDS encoding HlyD family efflux transporter periplasmic adaptor subunit, giving the protein MIDLSSLKAPGWQRAVAELSAPAADDRAYLLRLVSILSQIAGARQGALWTITGQREDESAPQEPVLDMLWPAPAVEGAAPGSAVATAPDQSSVDHLAEAKAAAQSAASQRQARVYSLDQNDEIYDVTGSKGYMLAVPVFGGMPNEASIAPLKGVVSLLLDHRSRQALQTTVALVEILTGYIYTHTTQQTLRRVRSSSASLEMATRLIASMNSVEGFKAACMQLVNELCRQLAVDRVALGWAIGKTGGSARRVVKLAALSDTEHLDRRMAMIQKLEAAMEECLDQAQPVLFPPPPETGDENADAILSRAVVHAHRDLASGDARLRVGSFPLRTTDKDGEEIVGVLTIESSPAPQSGQATINVETAELLQAALDLLAPVLVVRHSDDRNLALRTAAAARKAAAWLVGPTHTVWKIVGVLALVTSLVVTFVHTTYRIGAPMELRPRDLRTVTVPFEGILWELAPGIGPNVNVNEGDLLAELDTTRLRLMLSEAESSRFQYLKEADEATKKNDLSGAQQSQAKVEQLDARIELLHTQIDQSRLVAPISGTIVSPEIDDRLKSLVEAGTPLFQIADLSEMIAVIQVEDRDISMIHDSKDPTVPPTVGEIAPKSDPKRTIPIVVERIVPMARADEGTNAFEIRAALRPGPNQSLDGFLPGVEGQARLDGPRKSLIGIAGRRIIDQLRLWLWW; this is encoded by the coding sequence GTGATCGACCTTTCCAGCCTCAAAGCCCCCGGTTGGCAGCGTGCCGTCGCCGAACTCTCGGCCCCGGCGGCGGACGATCGCGCGTACCTCCTCCGCCTCGTCTCCATCCTCAGCCAGATCGCCGGGGCGCGACAAGGCGCCCTCTGGACCATCACCGGACAACGCGAGGACGAGAGCGCCCCCCAGGAGCCCGTCCTCGACATGCTCTGGCCGGCGCCGGCCGTCGAGGGCGCCGCACCCGGCTCGGCCGTCGCCACCGCGCCGGACCAGTCGAGCGTGGACCACCTCGCCGAGGCCAAGGCCGCCGCCCAGAGCGCCGCGAGCCAGCGCCAGGCACGCGTCTACAGCCTCGACCAGAACGACGAGATCTATGACGTCACGGGATCGAAGGGATACATGCTCGCCGTCCCCGTGTTTGGCGGCATGCCCAACGAGGCCTCGATCGCCCCGCTCAAGGGCGTCGTCTCGCTCCTCCTCGATCATCGCTCGCGCCAGGCGCTCCAAACAACCGTTGCCCTCGTCGAGATCCTGACCGGGTATATCTACACCCACACCACGCAGCAGACGCTCCGGCGCGTGCGTTCCTCCTCGGCGTCGTTGGAAATGGCGACCCGACTCATCGCCTCCATGAACTCCGTCGAGGGGTTCAAGGCCGCGTGCATGCAACTGGTCAACGAACTCTGCCGCCAACTCGCCGTTGATCGCGTAGCGCTCGGCTGGGCGATCGGGAAGACCGGGGGGAGCGCCCGCCGCGTCGTGAAACTCGCCGCACTCTCCGACACCGAGCATCTCGACCGCCGCATGGCGATGATCCAGAAACTCGAGGCGGCGATGGAAGAGTGCCTCGACCAGGCCCAGCCCGTCCTCTTCCCTCCGCCGCCGGAAACCGGCGACGAGAACGCCGACGCGATCCTGTCGCGGGCCGTCGTCCACGCCCACCGCGATCTCGCCTCGGGCGACGCACGCCTCCGCGTCGGCTCGTTTCCGCTCCGAACCACCGACAAAGACGGCGAAGAGATCGTCGGCGTCCTCACGATCGAGTCCAGCCCCGCGCCCCAGAGCGGCCAGGCGACGATCAACGTCGAGACCGCCGAACTCCTCCAGGCCGCCCTCGACCTGCTCGCCCCGGTCCTCGTCGTGCGCCACAGCGACGACCGCAACCTCGCGCTGCGCACCGCCGCCGCCGCCCGCAAGGCCGCGGCATGGCTGGTCGGGCCGACGCACACCGTCTGGAAAATCGTCGGCGTGCTCGCACTCGTGACCTCCCTCGTCGTCACCTTCGTCCACACCACCTACCGCATCGGCGCGCCGATGGAACTCCGACCGCGCGACCTGCGCACCGTCACCGTCCCGTTCGAGGGGATCCTCTGGGAACTCGCGCCGGGGATCGGGCCCAACGTGAATGTGAACGAGGGCGACCTTCTTGCCGAACTCGACACGACGCGTCTGCGCCTCATGCTCAGCGAGGCCGAGAGTTCCCGCTTCCAATACCTCAAGGAAGCCGACGAGGCGACCAAGAAGAACGACCTCTCCGGGGCGCAGCAATCCCAGGCCAAGGTCGAGCAACTCGACGCTCGCATCGAACTCCTCCACACCCAGATCGATCAATCTCGCCTCGTCGCGCCGATCTCGGGCACGATCGTCTCCCCGGAGATCGACGACCGGCTGAAATCACTCGTCGAGGCCGGCACGCCCCTCTTCCAGATCGCCGACCTCTCCGAGATGATCGCCGTCATCCAGGTCGAGGACCGCGACATCTCCATGATCCACGACAGCAAGGATCCCACGGTTCCCCCCACCGTCGGCGAGATCGCGCCCAAGAGCGATCCCAAGCGCACCATCCCCATCGTCGTTGAGCGAATCGTCCCCATGGCCCGCGCCGACGAGGGCACCAACGCATTCGAGATCCGGGCCGCATTGCGCCCAGGGCCCAATCAGTCGCTCGACGGCTTCCTCCCCGGCGTCGAGGGCCAGGCGCGCCTCGACGGCCCGCGAAAGTCCCTCATCGGCATCGCGGGGCGACGAATCATCGATCAACTCCGCCTCTGGCTCTGGTGGTGA
- a CDS encoding efflux RND transporter periplasmic adaptor subunit — protein MAALSVGAAFLAGASPHSAQPSSAITADTAARTFAGIRAFTKPSRDATIGFSITTQVTEVIVKGGQAVKKGEPLVRGNGSEDAALLRLQKARADSTLPTDKAKVALDLADIEFKRVQDNFNRGAATQQELDRVRLSRENARIDLETANWERQQEQLGYDRQKARMDRYELTAPFDGHVDTIAVDVGQSVSESDKVVRVVNVDLLWIDVPAPMQDPVTLALKEHDAAWIMLEVAGRYRVVRGHIAEVSPVADASSRTRRVRVEFTNATGEDRVVAGEPAWVRFTEPDQALLDRLGLASSR, from the coding sequence ATGGCAGCGTTGTCGGTTGGAGCCGCATTTCTCGCGGGGGCCTCGCCACACAGCGCTCAACCCTCGTCGGCGATCACTGCAGATACCGCCGCCCGCACCTTCGCGGGGATCCGCGCCTTCACCAAGCCCAGCCGCGACGCCACCATCGGCTTCTCCATCACAACACAGGTGACCGAGGTCATTGTCAAGGGTGGACAGGCGGTGAAGAAGGGCGAGCCGCTGGTTCGTGGCAACGGCTCCGAGGACGCCGCGCTCCTCCGCCTGCAAAAAGCCCGCGCCGACTCGACGCTCCCCACGGACAAGGCCAAGGTCGCCCTCGATCTGGCCGACATCGAGTTCAAACGCGTCCAGGACAACTTCAATCGTGGCGCCGCCACGCAGCAGGAACTCGACCGCGTGCGCCTCTCACGCGAGAACGCCCGCATCGACCTCGAAACCGCCAACTGGGAGCGTCAGCAGGAGCAACTGGGCTATGACCGCCAGAAGGCGCGCATGGACCGCTACGAGTTGACCGCGCCCTTCGATGGGCACGTGGACACCATCGCCGTGGACGTGGGCCAGTCCGTCTCCGAGAGCGACAAGGTCGTTCGCGTCGTCAACGTGGACCTCCTGTGGATCGACGTCCCCGCGCCGATGCAGGACCCCGTGACGCTCGCGCTCAAGGAGCATGACGCGGCATGGATCATGCTCGAGGTCGCGGGAAGGTACCGCGTCGTTCGTGGTCACATCGCCGAGGTCAGCCCCGTTGCCGACGCCAGCAGCCGCACACGTCGCGTTCGAGTCGAGTTCACCAACGCGACCGGCGAGGACCGCGTCGTCGCCGGCGAGCCCGCGTGGGTCCGCTTCACCGAGCCCGACCAGGCTTTGCTCGACCGCCTCGGATTGGCCTCGTCCCGGTAG
- a CDS encoding DegT/DnrJ/EryC1/StrS family aminotransferase has product MSTSTASDRLAIAGGTPVSSKSIPFLSTALTSGDIAAATAVLQSGMLRAAKKCEEFEQKWSAITHAKHAMTCANGTCALQLAYEPLFERGDEVLVPAWSYIATVSMVVARGGVPVFVDANPDTFQIDVNDAAKKVTGKTRAIAATHLYGCPVDIDAVQALASKHSLKVIYDAAQSHLATYKGKGIGAFGDAVTYSLYATKNLATGEGGLITCNDDALARKIKLLRSHGETDKYLHESVGYNYRMNDITGAIGVSRLERLADQTNARRRVAAKYDTIVREIAGLTPPTTTPNAEPVYHLYTVKMDTKKFRCTRDEFCKALGAEGVPTATHYPRPLPEQPALSKWNKRDCPVSDRLATKVFSLPMHHDLSDDQIGLVGEALAKVANAYRA; this is encoded by the coding sequence TTGTCCACCTCGACCGCATCGGACCGTCTGGCGATCGCCGGCGGGACCCCCGTTTCCAGCAAGTCGATTCCGTTCCTTTCCACCGCGCTCACTTCGGGCGATATCGCCGCGGCGACGGCGGTTTTGCAGTCCGGCATGCTCCGGGCGGCAAAGAAGTGCGAGGAGTTCGAGCAGAAGTGGAGCGCGATCACCCACGCGAAGCACGCGATGACGTGCGCCAATGGGACGTGTGCTCTGCAACTCGCGTATGAGCCGCTCTTTGAGCGGGGCGATGAGGTGCTCGTCCCGGCCTGGTCGTACATCGCCACGGTCTCGATGGTCGTGGCGCGCGGCGGCGTTCCCGTCTTTGTCGACGCCAACCCCGACACCTTCCAGATCGATGTGAATGATGCGGCGAAGAAGGTGACGGGCAAGACCCGGGCGATCGCCGCCACGCATCTGTATGGATGCCCGGTGGACATCGACGCGGTGCAGGCGCTCGCGTCGAAGCATTCGCTCAAGGTCATCTACGACGCCGCCCAGTCGCACCTGGCGACGTACAAGGGCAAGGGGATCGGGGCGTTCGGAGATGCCGTGACGTACTCGCTCTATGCGACCAAGAACCTCGCGACGGGTGAGGGCGGGCTGATCACCTGCAACGACGACGCGCTGGCGAGGAAGATCAAACTCCTCCGCTCACATGGCGAGACCGACAAGTACCTCCATGAGAGCGTCGGGTACAACTATCGCATGAACGACATCACCGGCGCGATTGGCGTTTCACGCCTGGAGCGGCTCGCGGACCAGACGAATGCCCGGCGTCGCGTCGCGGCGAAGTACGACACGATCGTCCGTGAGATCGCCGGGCTGACGCCCCCGACGACGACGCCGAACGCCGAGCCTGTGTATCACCTGTACACGGTGAAGATGGACACGAAGAAGTTCCGCTGCACGCGTGATGAGTTCTGTAAGGCGCTGGGCGCCGAGGGCGTGCCGACGGCGACGCACTACCCCAGGCCGCTCCCCGAGCAGCCTGCATTGTCGAAGTGGAACAAGCGTGACTGCCCCGTCTCGGACAGGCTCGCGACGAAGGTCTTCAGCCTACCCATGCACCACGATCTGAGCGACGATCAGATCGGCTTGGTGGGCGAGGCGCTCGCGAAGGTGGCCAACGCGTACCGGGCGTGA
- a CDS encoding PIN/TRAM domain-containing protein — translation MGGQSEKTKDQASQGDLPTNASPFDVDRRQRDVLIRVVRATFFVLFLTVTLLYILSEGPGSAATTLNWWVTLLVASGAAAVVVVIDVLTPRKKISTLFSIALGLLGAMLASLAIGFIIDLVIESWIADDTAINAIKPLVNLVKVLLGVSLCYLSVVTVLQTQDDFRLVIPYVEFAKQIRGPRPLVLDTSALIDARIADIASTSFLQAPMIVPRVVISELQTLADSADSLKRAKGRRGLDVISRLQRLSTASLSVDDTVFPNTSTDQAIVELSRSISGMIVTTDLALARVAAIQGVLVLNLNDLGNALKPNALPGEELVVKLLRTGEQAGQAVGFLPDGTMIVAENAREAIGQTVPLEVVSSLQTSAGRLIFARLRGGDSSPTISDPSSGDESEAFTRDVDVAEGFVDHGASVGEVSSDIEVEGSGDDHIEPHDGSTPDTRSARSPHPPKPPRSLRAGTPRNPRR, via the coding sequence ATGGGCGGCCAATCGGAAAAAACCAAGGACCAGGCGAGCCAGGGCGATCTCCCGACCAACGCCTCACCCTTTGACGTCGATCGGCGCCAACGCGATGTCCTCATCCGCGTCGTCCGGGCGACGTTCTTCGTCCTGTTCCTGACCGTCACGCTGCTGTACATCCTGAGCGAGGGGCCGGGCTCGGCGGCGACGACGCTCAACTGGTGGGTGACGCTGCTGGTCGCCTCCGGGGCCGCCGCCGTGGTCGTCGTCATCGATGTGCTGACGCCCCGCAAAAAGATCTCGACGCTCTTCTCGATCGCGTTGGGCCTGCTCGGCGCGATGCTCGCCTCGCTCGCGATCGGGTTCATCATCGATCTGGTTATCGAGAGTTGGATCGCCGACGACACGGCCATCAACGCCATCAAGCCGCTGGTCAATCTTGTGAAGGTGCTCCTGGGTGTGAGCCTGTGCTACCTCAGCGTGGTGACGGTCCTGCAGACCCAGGACGACTTCCGCCTGGTGATTCCGTATGTCGAGTTCGCCAAGCAGATTCGCGGGCCGAGGCCGTTGGTGCTCGACACGTCGGCGTTGATCGACGCGCGGATCGCCGACATCGCCTCGACGAGTTTCTTGCAGGCGCCGATGATCGTGCCGAGGGTGGTGATCTCGGAACTCCAGACGCTCGCCGATAGCGCCGACTCGCTCAAGAGGGCCAAGGGGCGTCGCGGGCTGGATGTCATCTCCCGCCTCCAAAGGCTCTCCACCGCGTCGCTCTCGGTGGACGACACGGTGTTTCCCAACACCTCGACCGACCAGGCGATTGTGGAACTCTCGCGATCCATCTCCGGGATGATCGTGACGACGGATCTCGCGCTCGCCCGGGTCGCGGCGATCCAGGGCGTGCTGGTGCTGAACCTCAACGACCTCGGGAACGCGCTCAAGCCCAACGCGCTGCCGGGTGAGGAACTGGTCGTGAAGTTGCTCCGCACGGGCGAGCAGGCGGGGCAGGCCGTGGGCTTCCTGCCCGATGGCACGATGATCGTCGCGGAGAACGCGCGCGAGGCGATCGGGCAGACGGTGCCCCTCGAGGTGGTCTCGTCGCTCCAGACCTCGGCCGGCCGACTCATCTTCGCGCGGCTCCGGGGTGGCGACTCGTCGCCGACCATCTCCGATCCATCGTCGGGTGATGAGTCAGAAGCATTCACGCGTGATGTCGATGTTGCCGAGGGCTTCGTCGATCATGGGGCGAGCGTCGGCGAAGTTTCGTCGGACATCGAGGTTGAAGGGTCGGGCGATGACCACATCGAACCTCACGATGGGAGCACGCCGGATACGAGATCGGCCCGCTCGCCGCACCCCCCGAAGCCGCCGCGGTCGCTGCGCGCCGGCACGCCTCGAAACCCTCGCCGATAG
- the plsY gene encoding glycerol-3-phosphate 1-O-acyltransferase PlsY has translation MIWLLLIPIAFLSGSIPFGLLISRAKGVDIRSVGSGNIGATNVGRALGRPYFFLCFFLDFLKGFAPTLVAGLATHSAGRLPLEPRESLPWLACMVAPVLGHVFSPWLKFKGGKGVATGVGAIVAIYPALTIPGVGALLVFLIMLKTFRYVSLAAMTATCILPLLVAIHLMWAAPALGLATSATSNPQAAPFVGVAVLLAVLIVWTHRANIRRLRTGTEPKVGQKPPAKATSPST, from the coding sequence TTGATCTGGCTCCTGCTCATCCCGATCGCCTTCCTCTCTGGGTCGATTCCCTTCGGCCTGCTCATCTCTCGCGCCAAAGGCGTGGACATCAGAAGCGTCGGAAGCGGGAACATCGGCGCGACCAATGTTGGCCGCGCGCTCGGTAGGCCATACTTCTTCCTCTGCTTCTTCCTTGATTTCCTCAAGGGCTTCGCGCCGACGCTGGTCGCCGGCCTGGCGACCCACTCCGCCGGTCGCCTCCCCCTCGAACCCCGCGAGTCGCTCCCCTGGCTCGCCTGCATGGTCGCGCCGGTCTTGGGACATGTCTTCTCGCCCTGGCTGAAGTTCAAAGGCGGCAAGGGCGTCGCAACCGGCGTCGGGGCGATCGTCGCGATCTATCCCGCGCTGACCATCCCCGGCGTGGGGGCGCTCCTCGTCTTCCTCATCATGCTGAAGACTTTCCGGTACGTCAGCCTCGCCGCGATGACGGCGACCTGCATCCTCCCCCTGCTCGTGGCCATCCATCTGATGTGGGCCGCGCCCGCCCTGGGACTCGCCACATCCGCGACATCCAATCCCCAGGCTGCCCCGTTCGTGGGTGTCGCGGTGCTGCTCGCCGTGCTCATCGTGTGGACGCACCGGGCCAACATCCGGCGCTTGCGAACCGGGACTGAGCCGAAGGTCGGGCAGAAACCGCCCGCAAAGGCCACATCTCCCTCAACCTGA
- a CDS encoding DUF3459 domain-containing protein, with amino-acid sequence MRARPRTILAIGALVASLAGSCARVVAQSPASIDAPATTRKASIPEAPQSHWWNDAIGYEIFVRSFKDSSSGPLANDGVGDLRGLIDSLDYLNDNDPSTDTDLGINLIWLMPIMESPSYHGYDITDYRTIDREYGTNDDFRELVQKCHTRGIRVVIDHVVNHCSWEHPWFKESRDPGSPKRDWFIWSFEDPGWKGLWHQPVWHHTDKGFYYGMFWKGMPDLNYRNADVTKEMEDITRYWLHNYDVDGVRLDAIRHLIEDGQIQENTPETHAWLKEYNAFCKSLRADSLTIGEVWSPTAEASKYIPDELDLVFEFELADATLHSIVSRDATKLRSALEGVLRSYPRNQFSNFLTNHDMNRVMSVLKGDETGARLAAAIMLLGPGMPFLYYGEEIGLSGEKPDERLRTPMPWTGAENLGFTIAKLWQAPQPDYATRNIATQASDPASLLNWYKKLIRVRLSDATLRRGDTRLVSVTDPRILAFERTLEGESRLVVVNLGDEPIRDAVLKDPDARLSRFASSIDVLTSTPHTGQSLTTAKAIVPISVLEPRRVYLLKPTP; translated from the coding sequence ATGCGCGCCCGCCCCCGCACGATTCTCGCAATTGGTGCTCTCGTCGCGTCCCTGGCCGGGTCCTGCGCGCGGGTGGTCGCCCAATCTCCCGCCTCAATCGACGCGCCCGCGACCACTCGAAAGGCGTCGATACCCGAGGCTCCCCAGTCCCACTGGTGGAACGACGCCATCGGCTACGAGATCTTCGTCCGGTCTTTCAAGGACTCCTCCTCCGGCCCGCTCGCCAACGACGGCGTCGGCGACCTCCGCGGGCTCATCGACTCCCTCGACTACCTCAACGACAACGACCCGAGCACCGACACCGACCTGGGCATCAATCTCATCTGGCTCATGCCCATCATGGAGTCCCCCTCGTACCACGGCTACGACATCACCGACTATCGCACCATCGACCGCGAGTATGGCACCAACGACGACTTCAGGGAACTCGTGCAGAAGTGCCACACGCGCGGGATCCGCGTCGTCATCGACCACGTCGTCAATCACTGCTCGTGGGAGCACCCCTGGTTCAAGGAGTCACGCGATCCAGGCTCACCCAAACGCGACTGGTTCATCTGGTCGTTCGAGGACCCGGGCTGGAAGGGCCTGTGGCACCAGCCCGTCTGGCACCACACCGACAAGGGGTTCTACTACGGCATGTTCTGGAAGGGCATGCCCGATCTCAACTATCGAAACGCCGACGTCACCAAGGAGATGGAGGACATCACGCGGTACTGGCTCCACAACTACGACGTCGATGGCGTCCGCCTCGACGCGATCCGCCACCTCATCGAAGACGGCCAGATCCAGGAGAACACCCCCGAGACCCACGCCTGGCTCAAGGAATACAACGCGTTCTGCAAATCCCTCCGCGCCGACTCCCTGACCATCGGCGAGGTCTGGTCGCCCACGGCCGAGGCGTCCAAGTACATCCCCGACGAACTCGACCTGGTCTTTGAGTTTGAACTCGCCGACGCCACCCTGCACTCGATCGTGTCGCGCGACGCGACGAAACTCCGCAGCGCGCTCGAGGGCGTCCTCCGCAGTTACCCGCGCAACCAGTTCTCAAACTTCCTGACCAATCACGACATGAACCGTGTCATGAGCGTGCTCAAGGGCGACGAAACAGGCGCCCGGCTCGCCGCCGCGATCATGCTGCTGGGCCCGGGAATGCCGTTTCTCTACTACGGCGAAGAGATTGGCCTCTCGGGCGAGAAGCCCGACGAGCGTCTCCGAACGCCCATGCCCTGGACCGGCGCGGAGAACCTCGGATTCACGATCGCGAAACTCTGGCAAGCACCCCAGCCCGACTACGCCACGCGCAACATCGCGACACAAGCAAGCGATCCCGCGTCGCTCCTCAACTGGTACAAGAAACTCATCCGCGTGCGATTATCCGACGCGACGCTGCGCCGGGGAGACACACGCCTTGTCTCCGTCACCGATCCGCGGATCCTCGCCTTTGAGCGGACACTCGAAGGCGAGTCACGGCTCGTCGTCGTGAATCTGGGTGACGAACCGATCCGCGACGCCGTGCTGAAGGACCCCGACGCGCGCCTGTCGAGGTTCGCCTCGTCGATCGATGTGCTCACCTCAACGCCTCACACCGGCCAGTCACTCACGACCGCGAAGGCCATCGTGCCGATCTCCGTCCTCGAACCACGCCGCGTCTATCTCCTCAAGCCCACGCCTTGA